The genomic interval CCATGCGGGCCATCCTTTCAGGCGGGGCGGTGTCCGGGGCCAAGCTGGCGTTCGGTGCCGGGCTGGCCGTCATCTACATCGTCGGCGCGTGCTGGTTCTTTACGCGCATTTATCGGCGGGCGGTCCGCACCGGCCTGTTGGTCCGCTACAGCGCCGAGACGTTGAGCTGAAAGGCTTCGAAATGGAAGAAACGGAAAACTGCTCTCGAGCGCACTTGCCTGATTACATAAGAAAGTCGGTCAACGCTGCGGTTACGGTATTGCCCCCTTCGTGCTGTAACCAGTGGCCAATGGTATCAAACGAACGCATGCTTCCGGAGTCGCACAGGCCCAGACTTGCTTCAGCCAGGCCGCTCTCAAGCGCCGGATCCTGAGTGCCCCAAAGTACCAGCGCCGGCACGCGCACCCGCTCCGGGATTCTCCACTTTCGCGGCAGCGCGCGGTACCAGTTCAGCATGGCCGTCAGCGCTCCCGGTTGCGACCACGCCTGACGGTAAATCGCGAAATCTCCTGCGCGGAACGCGGCGAGGCGGCTGGTGCGTCTCAGCATGGTTCTCAAGGCGCGGAAATTCCGTGCGCTCAACGCCACTTCGGGAAGCCAAGGCAGCTGAAAAAATGCGATGTACGAGCTGCGCAGGGCTTGCATGGGTGACCGGAACAGGTATGGCCCAAGCACACCCGGATGCGGTGCGTTAAGGATCGCCACCCGCTCTACCCGCTCCGCGAAGCGTGCCGCTGCCCACCAGGCGACGACTCCGCCCCAATCGTGACCGGCTAATCGAAAGCGGCGCACCCCGAGCGCCTCGGCCAGGGCGATCACGTCGGCGGCGAGCAGATCGAGTTGATACGCATGTACGCCGCGGGGTTTGTCGCTGGTGCCGTAACCCCGCTGATCCACAGCCACCACCCGCAAGCCCGCCCGCGCCAGGGGCGCGATCTGCCGGCGCCAGCCCCACCAGCATTCCGGAAAGCCGTGCAGCAACAGGGTTACCGGTCCGTGCTGCGGCCCAGCCTCCACGCAGTGCAGCCGCAGACGCCCGGCCTGTCGCATGGTATGTTCGAGATCCACTCCCTCCAGGACCGTCGGCCCGTAACTTCCCGCGTGACTCGTTTCCATTAGTGTGCCTTCGCTGTTTCCGAGGAGCTCGGCTGCGCACGAAAATCAGGCGCGAGCCTCCCGTGTATCCCGAGCCTACGCTTCGTTCGCACGGGCCGGCTGCTCTTGTACGGTTCCCGCTTTGTTAGATTGATCCTGAAGTCGTCGGGGAAAACGGTCCACGGCAAACTAACTTTTTTCTGGTTATCGCCTGCAGGCCGGCCAGCACCTTCCCGACCCCGCTCCGGCATAGGGTGCAGGCGACAGGCAAAAGGCACCCGGCGAGAAGAACCTCTCGGAAACGCCTTCGCGCCGGTTGGCGCTGGAATCGCTCGAACCAGGTGCCGGACACCACGAGTGCGACCTGTCCCTGTCAATCGGGTCTGTCCCCGTTAGACCGTCAAACGG from Verrucomicrobiota bacterium carries:
- a CDS encoding alpha/beta hydrolase, which translates into the protein MRQAGRLRLHCVEAGPQHGPVTLLLHGFPECWWGWRRQIAPLARAGLRVVAVDQRGYGTSDKPRGVHAYQLDLLAADVIALAEALGVRRFRLAGHDWGGVVAWWAAARFAERVERVAILNAPHPGVLGPYLFRSPMQALRSSYIAFFQLPWLPEVALSARNFRALRTMLRRTSRLAAFRAGDFAIYRQAWSQPGALTAMLNWYRALPRKWRIPERVRVPALVLWGTQDPALESGLAEASLGLCDSGSMRSFDTIGHWLQHEGGNTVTAALTDFLM